In Massilistercora timonensis, the following are encoded in one genomic region:
- the hemZ gene encoding coproporphyrinogen dehydrogenase HemZ: MLKILCQEETYVYNAYHMGKAFYPSEPVEASAEEKASHYVVLYLPSGKTLALDEEPGAKEERSLRKRRMDRKLYQALARETGRSLAWGILTGVRPTKIAMGKREEGMEEEAFLTWFEETYLVSPGKARLAYEIAGREQALLERLDYQDGYSLYVGIPFCPSVCTYCSFSSGSLEQWGGYVEPYLAALHKELEWISRACREKKLNTIYFGGGTPTSLDAGQLDRLLGWVDELFSREHLLEYTVEAGRPDSIDQEKLKVLRSHGVTRISINPQSMQQRTLDLIGRRHSVEEVLSAFQMAREEGFDNINMDLIAGLPGEKTGDMKDTLEKIRALDPDSLTVHSLAVKRAARMGQEGYIPGGEEIGDMLDLAAETARAMGMFPYYLYRQKNIAGNFENTGYAKVDKAGIYNILIMEEKQSIIAAGAGASTKIVLKEPVPSPEGKGKTTNLIRQENVKAIDAYVRRVDEMIERKGEWL; encoded by the coding sequence ATGCTGAAGATCCTTTGTCAGGAAGAAACTTATGTCTATAACGCATATCATATGGGAAAGGCTTTTTACCCATCGGAGCCGGTTGAGGCTTCGGCGGAGGAAAAAGCCTCTCATTATGTTGTCCTTTATCTTCCTTCCGGGAAGACCCTTGCCCTTGATGAAGAACCGGGAGCGAAGGAGGAGCGAAGCCTCCGCAAGCGACGGATGGACCGGAAACTCTATCAGGCGCTGGCAAGAGAGACCGGGCGAAGTCTTGCCTGGGGGATCCTGACCGGTGTGCGGCCCACCAAGATCGCCATGGGGAAGCGGGAAGAGGGAATGGAGGAAGAAGCCTTCCTCACCTGGTTTGAAGAAACCTATCTGGTAAGCCCTGGGAAGGCGAGGCTGGCCTATGAGATCGCAGGGCGGGAACAGGCTCTTCTTGAACGGCTGGATTACCAGGATGGGTACAGCCTTTATGTGGGGATCCCGTTTTGCCCGTCTGTCTGTACCTATTGTTCTTTCAGCTCCGGATCGCTGGAGCAGTGGGGGGGTTACGTGGAGCCTTACCTTGCGGCCCTTCATAAAGAGCTGGAATGGATCAGCCGGGCCTGCAGGGAGAAAAAGCTTAACACCATTTATTTTGGAGGGGGCACGCCCACCAGTCTTGACGCCGGACAGCTGGACCGGCTGCTTGGCTGGGTGGACGAGCTGTTCTCCAGGGAGCATCTGCTGGAATATACGGTGGAGGCAGGGCGTCCGGACAGCATTGACCAGGAGAAGCTGAAGGTCCTTAGAAGCCACGGAGTGACCAGGATCTCCATCAACCCTCAGAGCATGCAGCAGAGGACCCTGGATCTTATCGGAAGACGGCACAGTGTGGAAGAGGTGCTGTCTGCGTTTCAGATGGCCAGGGAGGAAGGCTTTGACAATATCAACATGGATCTGATCGCCGGACTGCCGGGAGAGAAGACCGGGGATATGAAGGATACCCTTGAGAAGATCCGCGCTCTTGATCCGGACAGCCTGACGGTCCATTCCCTGGCAGTGAAGCGGGCGGCCAGGATGGGACAGGAAGGGTATATCCCCGGCGGGGAAGAGATCGGGGACATGCTGGATCTGGCGGCAGAGACAGCCCGGGCGATGGGAATGTTCCCCTATTATCTGTACCGGCAGAAGAATATTGCCGGGAATTTTGAGAACACGGGCTATGCAAAGGTTGACAAAGCGGGAATATACAATATACTTATTATGGAAGAGAAGCAGTCTATCATCGCAGCGGGAGCAGGGGCTTCCACGAAGATAGTGCTAAAAGAGCCGGTTCCAAGTCCGGAGGGAAAAGGCAAGACGACCAACCTGATCCGGCAGGAGAACGTGAAGGCTATTGACGCTTATGTAAGGCGGGTGGACGAGATGATCGAGCGAAAAGGAGAATGGCTATGA
- the hisS gene encoding histidine--tRNA ligase, which yields MTLKKKPVTGMKDILPEEMEIRDYVIGLIKDTYKTYGFQSMETPCVEHIENLCSKQGGDNEKLIFKIMKRGEKLKIQEAKEENDLADSGLRYDLTVPLARYYAGHANELPSPFKAMQIGSVWRADRPQRGRFRQFTQCDIDILGEAGPLAEIELILATTAMLGKLDFRNFTVCINDREILRAMAAYSGFKEEDYDEVFISLDKMDKIGQEGVAQELKDLGYSADQVDTYLSLFTQVEEDITGVRYLKDKLGECLSTETAERMEHIMSCVEAAKECEFRLKFTPTLVRGQSYYTGTIFEVVMDDFGGSVAGGGRYDKMIGKFTGQDTPACGFSIGFERIVMLLLEQGYQVPDRRKKKAYLLDKNLPAQALLTVLKRAKEERESGCQVLIANMKKNKKFQKEQLSQEGYEEITDCYPDSVDRL from the coding sequence ATGACATTAAAGAAGAAGCCGGTTACCGGGATGAAGGATATCCTGCCGGAGGAGATGGAGATCCGGGATTATGTGATCGGGCTGATCAAAGATACCTATAAAACCTATGGATTCCAGTCCATGGAGACGCCCTGTGTGGAGCACATCGAGAATCTGTGCAGCAAGCAGGGGGGAGACAATGAGAAGCTGATCTTCAAGATCATGAAGCGGGGAGAGAAGCTGAAGATCCAGGAGGCAAAAGAGGAGAATGACCTGGCGGATTCCGGGCTGCGCTATGACCTGACGGTGCCTCTGGCCCGGTATTACGCGGGGCATGCCAATGAGCTGCCGTCTCCTTTCAAAGCCATGCAGATCGGCAGTGTATGGCGGGCAGACCGTCCCCAGAGAGGCCGGTTCCGCCAGTTCACCCAGTGTGATATCGACATTCTTGGGGAGGCAGGCCCTCTGGCGGAGATCGAACTGATCCTGGCCACCACAGCCATGCTGGGCAAGCTGGATTTCCGGAATTTTACCGTGTGTATCAATGACCGGGAGATCCTGCGGGCCATGGCGGCGTACAGTGGTTTTAAGGAGGAAGACTACGACGAGGTCTTCATAAGCCTGGACAAGATGGACAAGATCGGACAGGAGGGCGTGGCCCAGGAGCTGAAGGATCTGGGATATTCGGCGGATCAGGTGGACACCTATCTGAGTCTTTTTACCCAGGTGGAGGAAGATATCACGGGCGTAAGATACTTAAAGGACAAGCTGGGAGAATGTCTTTCAACAGAGACGGCGGAGCGGATGGAGCATATCATGTCCTGCGTAGAGGCGGCCAAAGAATGTGAGTTCCGCCTGAAATTCACTCCCACGCTGGTGCGGGGACAGTCTTATTATACGGGGACGATCTTCGAGGTGGTGATGGACGACTTTGGAGGGTCTGTGGCAGGCGGCGGACGCTACGATAAGATGATCGGAAAATTCACTGGTCAGGATACCCCGGCCTGCGGGTTTTCCATCGGGTTTGAGCGGATCGTCATGCTGCTTCTGGAGCAGGGATACCAGGTGCCGGACCGCCGGAAGAAGAAAGCTTATCTTCTGGACAAGAACCTTCCTGCCCAGGCGCTTCTTACAGTGCTTAAGCGGGCGAAGGAAGAGCGGGAGAGCGGCTGTCAGGTGCTGATCGCCAATATGAAGAAGAACAAGAAGTTCCAGAAAGAACAGCTTTCCCAGGAGGGATATGAAGAGATCACCGACTGTTATCCGGACAGTGTAGACCGGCTGTAG